The following is a genomic window from Clostridium fungisolvens.
ACGATATTTGCATCTGTTTTAATATTCTTATCTAACTCTGCTGGATCAATATCTATCTGAATAACTTTTGCATTCTTTATATGATCTCTGCTTCCTACAACTCTATCAGAAAATCTAGTTCCTATTGCAATTATCAAATCAGCTTTAGTTGCCAAAAGATTTGAAGCTTTAGTGCCATGCATTCCAATCATACCTGTATAAAGTTCATGATCTCCTGGAAAAGCTCCCATTGCCATCAGAGAAGTTGTTACCGGCGCATTTATCTTAAGTGCTAGTTCTTTTAATATCTCTGTAGCTCCTGAGCTTATAACCCCACCACCAGCAAATATTAAAGGTTTTTTTGCTTTATTTATAAACTCTGCAAAGTTTGCTAAGGCTTTATCAGTTACAAATTTGTACTCTTTCTTAACTTCAATAGGAGCTTTACTTTCATATTCACAAAGCTTTGCTGTTATATCCTTTGGAATATCTATAAGAACCGGTCCTGGTCTACCTTCTTTAGCTATATAAAACGCTTTTCTTATAGTTTCTTGCAACTCCTCTACATCTCTTACTATGAAGTTATGTTTAGTTACTGGCATTGTTATACCTACTATATCTACTTCCTGAAAGCTGTCTCTTCCAAGCAATGGAGTTGTAACATTTCCTGTTATAGCAACCATTGGCACAGAGTCCATATAAGCAGTTGCTATACCAGTAACTAAATTTGTAGCACCTGGTCCAGAGGTTGCAAGACATACACCTACCTTGCCAGTAGCTCTTGAGTATCCATCTGCAGCATGAGCAGCACCTTGTTCATGGCATGAAAGCACATGTTTTATCCTATTTTCATTCTTGTAGATAGCATCATATATATTAAGTACAGCTCCACCAGGATAGCCGAAGATTATATCTACCCCTTCATCTATTAAAGTATTGATTAATATTTCTGAGCCGTTTATTCTCATAGGATCCTCCTATCTTAGTACTGCCCCAGCACTAGCAGAGCTTACAAGTCTAGCATAACGACTGAGATAGCCTTCTTTTATTTTTGGTTCTGGTAAAACCCATTTTTCTCTTCTTGCCTCTATTTCTTCAGCGCTTACCTGAAGTTCTAGCTTTCCATTTGGTATATCTACTAAAATCTTATCTCCCTCTTCTACTAAAGCGATAAGTCCGCCTTCGTAAGCTTCTGGAGATACATGTCCTATGGCAGCTCCACGAGTTGCGCCAGAAAATCTTCCATCAGTGATTAACGCAACGCTCTTATCAAGTCCCATTCCAGCAAGTGCTGAAGTTGGAGACAACATCTCTCTCATTCCAGGGCCGCCTTTTGGACCTTCATATCTTATTACAACTACATCACCCTTATTTATCTTTCCACCAAGTATGGCATCTATTGTATCCTCTTCTGAATCAAATACTCTTGCTGGTCCCTCATGTACCATCATTTCTTCAACTACTGCAGATCTCTTAACTACAGCTCCATCTAGTGCTATGTTTCCTCTTAGTACAGCTATTCCACCAGTTTTGCTATATGGATTTTCTGCTGACTTTACAACAGAGTGATCTGCTTCTGAAGCTGTTTCAACTATCTGTCCTTGTGTAAGTCCACTAGCAGTT
Proteins encoded in this region:
- the ilvB gene encoding biosynthetic-type acetolactate synthase large subunit, with protein sequence MRINGSEILINTLIDEGVDIIFGYPGGAVLNIYDAIYKNENRIKHVLSCHEQGAAHAADGYSRATGKVGVCLATSGPGATNLVTGIATAYMDSVPMVAITGNVTTPLLGRDSFQEVDIVGITMPVTKHNFIVRDVEELQETIRKAFYIAKEGRPGPVLIDIPKDITAKLCEYESKAPIEVKKEYKFVTDKALANFAEFINKAKKPLIFAGGGVISSGATEILKELALKINAPVTTSLMAMGAFPGDHELYTGMIGMHGTKASNLLATKADLIIAIGTRFSDRVVGSRDHIKNAKVIQIDIDPAELDKNIKTDANIVGDVKYTLEKLIDLIDEKRNDQWLDLMREYKALKAHKEDNENLTPELLFSSLYNSFGEELVMTTEVGQHQMWAALHYTFLRPRTLITSGGLGTMGYGLGASIGAKLGLPHKKVVNIAGDGSFSMNAIELATAVSNRVPVIIIILNNGCLGMVRQWQNFFYESRYSYTTLNRGTDYVKLAEAYGAKGFRVTEPSQLNEVLDKSFNSEVPVVIDYVINIDKKVFPMVAPGAPIDDIISEA